One Streptomyces coeruleorubidus DNA segment encodes these proteins:
- a CDS encoding alpha/beta hydrolase → MDTEPRTVRANGITLAYRVWGPKDAPPVVLLHARGADGADWAEIAPALAAGPRRVYAPDLRGHGRSDWPGEYAYEAMRDDVLAFLAALGIARADVVGHSLGGAVACLLAQHSPRLVRGLVLEDVPAPFPLDPPRPPAEHPGGDLPFDWAMILATDEQRNAPDPMWWDHMGRITMPTLLIGGGPTSLIPQEQVAALAELLPDARRVTIDAGHLVHEARPEEFLAAVAEFLSPADRTPS, encoded by the coding sequence ATGGACACCGAACCGCGCACCGTACGGGCCAACGGCATCACCCTGGCCTACCGCGTCTGGGGGCCTAAGGACGCGCCGCCCGTCGTGCTCCTGCACGCCCGCGGGGCCGACGGTGCCGACTGGGCGGAGATCGCCCCCGCCCTGGCCGCCGGACCCCGCCGGGTGTACGCCCCCGACCTGCGCGGGCACGGCCGCAGCGACTGGCCCGGCGAATACGCCTACGAGGCCATGCGCGACGACGTGCTCGCCTTCCTCGCCGCGCTCGGCATCGCCCGCGCCGACGTCGTGGGCCACTCGCTCGGCGGCGCCGTCGCCTGCCTGCTCGCCCAGCACAGCCCGCGCCTCGTACGGGGGCTCGTCCTGGAGGACGTACCCGCGCCCTTCCCGCTGGACCCGCCGCGCCCGCCCGCCGAACACCCCGGCGGGGACCTGCCGTTCGACTGGGCGATGATCCTCGCCACCGACGAACAGCGCAACGCCCCGGATCCCATGTGGTGGGACCACATGGGGCGGATCACCATGCCCACGCTGCTGATCGGCGGCGGGCCGACGAGCCTGATCCCCCAGGAGCAGGTCGCCGCCCTCGCCGAACTGCTTCCCGATGCCCGGCGCGTCACCATCGACGCCGGACATCTGGTCCACGAGGCACGGCCCGAGGAGTTCCTCGCGGCCGTGGCGGAGTTCCTCAGCCCTGCGGACCGTACGCCGTCATGA
- a CDS encoding sulfatase — protein sequence MTEPGSDTTLSDADGNTGTASPDGDAATTEPHSDTAPADADSGAAAADPGRDTDTTPPAHAPAAREKGDDAVEGAAAVSDRARSGWFAWRRRCPRAARGVSVGTTVLAGALVVFALLLPNRMERIEFASFVRIPAEGVLLAGLLLALPPRPRRIMAVVSGVFLGLVTVLKFVDMGFYQVLARPFDLVLDWILIEHATDFLRETFGRTGQVLAVIGVIVLLVAVLVLTTLAVVRLTNLMVRHRPVAARTTLILGTAWITCMTLGVQIGTVPIATKGNAEFLGNRVDQVRAGLRDARVFEKQAAVDAFAKTPPDQLLTGLRGKDVLFTFIESYGRVAIDDPAMAKQTDAVLKEGTASLKAAGFESRSGWLQSPVTGAGSWLAHSTFLSGLWIKNQQRYRSLTTSDRMTLTNYFRKTGAWRTVGIVPGVRRAWPEGKYFGLDHIYDSERLGYHGPYFSWTPVPDQFSMEAFQRLEHGKKDREPIMAEIILASSHNPWSPIARMIDWEDLGDGSVFHQIKKEGTDPTEVWKDPEKVRTEYRRAIEYSIRSLTEWVERYGDEDTVLVFLGDHQPVPTVTAGDTGKDVPITIVAHDKKVLDRVADWGWTDGIKPAPDAPRWGMDKFRDRFMTAYGPQG from the coding sequence ATGACAGAACCAGGCAGCGACACGACCCTGTCGGACGCAGACGGCAACACCGGCACGGCAAGCCCGGACGGCGACGCCGCCACGACGGAACCACACAGCGACACAGCCCCGGCGGACGCGGACAGCGGCGCCGCCGCAGCGGACCCCGGCCGTGACACCGACACGACGCCCCCCGCCCATGCCCCTGCCGCGCGAGAAAAAGGTGACGACGCCGTTGAGGGGGCGGCTGCGGTGTCGGACAGGGCGAGGTCCGGCTGGTTCGCGTGGCGGCGGCGTTGTCCCCGGGCGGCGCGCGGCGTCAGCGTGGGGACGACCGTGCTGGCCGGTGCGCTCGTGGTGTTCGCACTCTTGCTGCCGAACCGGATGGAGCGGATCGAGTTCGCCTCGTTCGTCCGTATCCCCGCCGAGGGCGTGCTGCTCGCGGGTCTGCTGCTCGCGCTGCCGCCGAGGCCCCGGCGGATCATGGCGGTCGTCTCGGGCGTGTTCCTCGGGCTGGTCACGGTCCTGAAGTTCGTCGACATGGGCTTCTACCAGGTGCTGGCCCGGCCCTTCGACCTGGTCCTGGACTGGATTCTCATCGAGCACGCCACGGACTTCCTCCGGGAGACGTTCGGCCGTACCGGGCAGGTGCTGGCCGTGATCGGGGTGATCGTGCTGCTCGTCGCGGTGCTGGTCCTCACGACCCTCGCCGTGGTGCGGCTGACGAACCTGATGGTCCGGCACCGTCCCGTCGCCGCCCGTACGACGCTGATCCTCGGCACGGCGTGGATCACCTGCATGACTCTGGGCGTGCAGATCGGCACCGTGCCGATCGCCACCAAGGGCAACGCGGAGTTCCTCGGCAACCGGGTGGACCAGGTGCGGGCCGGTCTGAGGGACGCGCGGGTCTTCGAGAAGCAGGCCGCCGTGGACGCCTTCGCGAAGACACCGCCGGACCAGTTGCTCACGGGGCTGCGCGGCAAGGACGTCCTGTTCACCTTCATCGAGAGCTACGGCCGGGTCGCCATCGACGACCCGGCGATGGCGAAGCAGACCGACGCGGTACTCAAGGAGGGCACCGCTTCACTCAAGGCGGCCGGGTTCGAGTCGCGCAGCGGCTGGTTGCAGTCGCCGGTGACCGGCGCCGGCAGCTGGCTCGCCCACTCGACCTTCCTGTCCGGTCTGTGGATCAAGAACCAGCAGCGGTACCGCAGCCTGACCACCAGCGACCGTATGACGCTGACCAACTACTTCCGCAAGACCGGCGCCTGGCGGACCGTCGGCATCGTCCCGGGCGTGCGACGGGCCTGGCCGGAGGGGAAGTACTTCGGCCTGGACCACATCTATGACTCGGAGCGCCTCGGCTACCACGGCCCGTACTTCAGCTGGACGCCCGTGCCCGACCAGTTCAGCATGGAGGCCTTCCAGCGCCTGGAGCACGGCAAGAAGGACCGTGAGCCGATCATGGCGGAGATCATCCTGGCCTCCAGCCACAACCCCTGGTCGCCCATCGCCCGCATGATCGACTGGGAGGACCTCGGCGACGGTTCGGTGTTCCACCAGATCAAGAAGGAGGGCACCGACCCCACGGAGGTCTGGAAGGACCCGGAGAAGGTGCGCACCGAGTACCGGCGTGCCATCGAGTACTCGATCCGGAGCCTGACCGAGTGGGTCGAGCGCTACGGCGACGAGGACACGGTGCTCGTCTTCCTCGGCGACCACCAGCCGGTGCCGACGGTAACCGCCGGGGACACCGGCAAGGACGTGCCGATCACGATCGTCGCCCACGACAAGAAGGTCCTGGACCGGGTCGCCGACTGGGGCTGGACCGACGGCATCAAGCCGGCCCCGGACGCGCCCCGGTGGGGCATGGACAAGTTCCGCGACCGTTTCATGACGGCGTACGGTCCGCAGGGCTGA
- a CDS encoding acyl-CoA synthetase, which yields MTTPGHGSTVDAVLRRSARRTPARVAVEYGDRTWTYDELDTAVSRAASVLLGQGLSPGDRVGAYGHNSDAYLIAFLACARAGLVHVPVNQNLTGDDLAYIVGQSGSALVLADPDLAGQLPDGVRSLPLRDADDSLLARLTGAPAYDGPEPRTEDLVQLLYTSGTTALPKGAMMTHRALVHEYLSAITALDLSAGDRPAHSLPLYHSAQMHVFLLPYLAVGATNIILDAPDGDRLFDLVEAGRVDSLFAPPTVWIALSNRPDFATRDLSGLRKAYYGASIMPVPVLERLQERLPDLAFYNCFGQSEIGPLATVLAPEEHKGRMDSCGRPVLFVDARVVDEDGKDVPVGTPGEIVYRSPQLCEGYWDKPEETAEAFRDGWFRSGDLAVRDAHGYYTIVDRVKDVINSGGVLVASRQVEDALYTHPRVAEATVVGLPDERWIEAVTAVVVPRGEVTEAELIAHTREKLAPFKAPKRVVFVEGLPRNASGKILKRELRTTLGGEPGPATSAR from the coding sequence ATGACGACGCCCGGACACGGCAGCACGGTCGACGCAGTCCTGCGGCGCAGCGCCCGACGCACCCCGGCGCGCGTCGCGGTGGAGTACGGCGACCGCACCTGGACGTACGACGAACTGGACACCGCCGTCTCCCGCGCGGCGAGCGTCCTCCTCGGCCAGGGGCTGTCCCCGGGCGACCGGGTGGGCGCGTACGGCCACAACTCCGACGCCTACCTGATCGCCTTCCTGGCCTGCGCCCGCGCGGGCCTGGTGCACGTACCCGTCAACCAGAACCTGACCGGCGACGACCTCGCGTACATCGTCGGCCAGTCCGGCAGCGCCCTGGTCCTCGCCGACCCGGACCTCGCCGGGCAACTCCCTGACGGCGTACGGTCGTTGCCCCTGCGCGACGCCGACGACTCACTCCTCGCCCGGCTCACCGGCGCGCCCGCGTACGACGGCCCGGAGCCGCGCACCGAGGACCTGGTGCAACTGCTGTACACGTCCGGGACGACCGCCCTGCCCAAGGGCGCGATGATGACGCACCGGGCCCTGGTCCACGAGTACCTGAGCGCGATCACCGCCCTCGACCTCAGTGCGGGCGACCGTCCCGCGCACTCGCTGCCCCTCTACCACTCGGCGCAGATGCACGTCTTCCTGCTGCCCTACCTCGCGGTCGGCGCGACGAACATCATCCTCGACGCACCCGACGGCGACCGGCTCTTCGACCTGGTCGAAGCAGGCCGCGTGGACAGCCTGTTCGCCCCGCCCACCGTCTGGATCGCCCTGTCCAACCGCCCCGACTTCGCCACCCGCGACTTGAGCGGCCTGCGCAAGGCGTACTACGGGGCGTCGATCATGCCGGTCCCCGTCCTGGAACGGCTGCAGGAACGCCTGCCGGACCTGGCGTTCTACAACTGCTTCGGACAGAGCGAGATCGGCCCCCTGGCCACGGTCCTGGCGCCCGAAGAGCACAAGGGGCGCATGGACTCCTGCGGCCGTCCGGTGCTGTTCGTCGACGCGCGGGTGGTCGACGAGGACGGCAAGGACGTACCGGTCGGCACCCCCGGCGAGATCGTCTACCGCTCTCCGCAGCTCTGCGAGGGCTACTGGGACAAGCCCGAGGAGACCGCCGAGGCCTTCCGCGACGGCTGGTTCCGCTCCGGCGACCTCGCGGTACGGGACGCGCACGGCTACTACACGATCGTCGACCGGGTGAAGGACGTCATCAACTCCGGTGGCGTACTGGTCGCTTCACGCCAGGTCGAGGACGCCCTGTACACCCATCCCCGGGTCGCCGAGGCGACGGTCGTGGGCCTGCCAGACGAGCGCTGGATCGAGGCCGTCACAGCCGTCGTCGTCCCACGCGGCGAGGTCACCGAGGCGGAACTCATCGCGCACACCCGCGAGAAGCTCGCCCCCTTCAAGGCCCCGAAGCGGGTGGTGTTCGTGGAGGGCCTCCCGCGCAACGCCAGCGGGAAGATCCTCAAGCGGGAGCTCAGGACGACCCTCGGAGGCGAGCCGGGACCTGCGACCTCGGCCCGGTGA